AGGCTCAGTCGTCGTCGTAACGCTCCTCCTTGAAGGGGTCGCCGCGCATGTGGTAGCCGTTACGCTCCCAGAAGCCGGGCTTGTCGGTGGCCATGAACTCCAGCCCGTCCAGCCACTTCGCGCTCTTCCAGAAGTAGAGGTGCGGCACGACCAGGCGCAGCGGTCCGCCGTGTTCCGGGGCGAGCGGCTCGCCGCCGAAGGTGTGGGCCAGCAGGTTCTCGGGCCGGGTGAAGTCCTCCAGGCTGAGGTTGGTGGTGTAGCCGCCCACGCTGTGCTCCATCACGTAGCGGGCGGCCGGGTCGAGCTGGATGTGCTTCATCAGGTCCACGACGCGCACGCCGGTCCAGGTGGTGTCCAGCTTGCTCCAGTGGGTGACGCAGTGGATGTCGTAGGTCAGCGTAGTCTGCGGCAGCGCCAGCAGATCGTCCCAGGTGAAGGTCTTCTCTTCCGCCAGCCCGAACACGCGCACAACCACATCCTGCGGGGCGTAGTGCTGCGAGGGGCCGTAGGTCAGGACCGGAAAGCGGGTGGTAAGGGTCTGACCGGGGGGCACGCGCCCGCCCATGTCGTCCCCTGGTTTCTTGAAGAATCTGCCGAGCATAGGTGCATTTGACCGCCTGCGGGACCAGCCGGTCATGGGCGGAGACACCTTTTGCCGCGTTCGTAAAGGATTCCGCTAGGCCCTCCCTGGCCCCGGGCGTCATCACAGTCCGGCGAGGCGAAAAGGTGTACTCTGTACACAAAGCCGGGGGTTGTTCCTGCCTGCCCCGGTTCGCCTGCCCCGGCCCATGCGCCCCCTTGAGGCGCGAGGGGACCCGACATGAGCGACCACAACCAACGCAACCAGGCCCGTCACGAGGTGGAACGCGCGCGCTTTGTGGGCGATGTGCGCGATCTGCTCGCCATCTTGCGGCGCGAGCCAAACGAGCTGCTGCCCTTCGAGTGGGTGCGGCACCTCGGCCCGGAAGGGGAACATTCGCTGGGCGTTCAGGCGATTCCGGTCGAGCAGATCGCCGGGTCGGTGGACCGCTACCGCGAGTTCGACCGCCACTACCTCCCGCGCGAGCCGTACCTCGACGAACGCTGGATCGGGGTGCGGGCCGCGCAGCTTCAGGGCAAGGAACTGCCGCCCATCCAGGTGTACAAGGTCGGGGAGCTGTACTTCGTCAAGGACGGCAACCACCGTGTCTCGGTCGCGCGCCGTCAGGGCCAGCGCGACATCGACGCGCACGTGATCGAACTCCATGTGGCTGTCCCCCCGGACGAACACGACACCCTGCGCGACCTGATCATCAAGGGCGAATACGCCCGGTTTCTCAAGGAAACGAACCTCGACCGGGTGGTACCGGGACACCACGAGATTCTGTTCACCACGCCGGGCCGCTATGACCGGCTCCTCGAACACATCCGCACCCGGCAGTATTTTCTGGACCGCAAACCGGAACGCGCGGGCCTGCCGCCCGTCACCTGGGAGGAGGCGGTGGAAAGCTGGTACCGTCGCCTCTTCCGCCGTGTGGTGGACAACATCGAACACCACGACGTGATGTCCCGTTTCCCGGGCCGCACCGAGGCTGACCTGTACCTCTGGATCATGGACCACCGCTACTTCCTGTCGGAACGCTACGGGCACGACGTGGGCAGCGAGCAGGCCACCCGCGACTTCCGCGCCCACCACGCCCCGCCCCTGTACCGGCGGGTCGGGCAGCGGATGCGGCTGCTGTGGCGCGGGCGGCTGCATCCCGCGCGGTGAGCGTGGGCGGTACGCGGTAAAGACTTCCTCCTGTGTCCCGCTTACCGCCCCAGCACGTACCCCGTCAGCGTCCCCACGCCCCAGCCGGTCGCCTGACCGTCCTTCATGGCATTCCCGGCGATATCGAGGTGCGCCCAGGGCCGCGTGACGAACTCGCGCAGGAAGAGGGCGGCCTTGATGCTGCCCCCGGCGGGCACCATGTCCGAGTTGCGGAGGTCGGCCAGCGTGTCTTTCTGGAAAGCTTTCAGGTAGGGGGCGTGCAGCGGCATTTCCCAGACGAACTCGCCGGAGGCCTCGGCGCTGGCCTGGAGGCGGGCAGTCAGGTCGGCGTCGGTGCTGTAGAGGGCGGCCACGTCGTTGCCCAGGGCGGTGACCTTCGCGCCGGTCAGGGTCGCCACGTCCACCAGCTCGGTCGCGCCCTCGTCGCAGGCGACGGCCAGGGCGTCCGCCAGGATCAGGCGACCTTCGGCGTCGGTGTTCACCACCTCGACCGTCTTGCCGTTGGCGGCGCGGTAGATGTCGCCGGGGCGCATGGCGTGCGGGCCGACCATGTTCTCGGCGGCGGGGACGTAGGCGCGGACCTCCACGCCCTCCGGGAGCAGGTCGCGCGCGGCGGCCAGGGCACGCATCGTCCCCAGCACGGCCGCCGCGCCGCCCATGTCGCCCTTCATGGTGGTCATGCCCGCCGCGGGCTTGATCGAGTAGCCGCCCGTGTCGAAGGTGATGCCCTTGCCCACCAGGGCCAGGACGCGCGTGACCTCCCCCCGCGCCGGAAGGGTCACCCGGATCAGGCGCGGCCCGGTGGCGCTCCCGGCCGCGACCGCCGCCAGCAGGCCCATGCCACGCGCCTCGATCTCGGTGCCGTCCCAGATGTCCACATCGGCCCCCAGGGCCTCCAGGGTGCGCGCCTCGCGGGCGAGGGTGACCGGGTTGAGGAGGTTGGCGGGAGCGTTCACCAGTTCGCGGGCAAAGCGCACGCCCGCCGCGACCGCTTCCACCCGGGCACGGTTCGCGCCGGACAGGCCCTCCACCGCGAACTCGGCGGGGCCGGGCCGGGCCTCAGCGCGGTAACGGGCGTCCCGGTCGCCCGCCGCGAGCGCGGCCAGGGTGAGGGCGTCCGCGTGCGGCGTTTCTTCCACCCGCACCGCCCGCGCGCCCAGGTCGGTCGCCAGCTTCACCAGCGCCTCGCCCAGTTCGCGGGCCTCGGCCGCGTCCGTGGGGGGCAGCGCAACGGCCACGTCGCCCTCAGCCCCCCGCGAGAGCAGCCGCACCGCTCCTGGCTTCAGGTTCCGCGTCACCTGTGCGGGGAGGTCCGCCGCCTCCCCCGAGAGAAACGTCAGGGTCAGGTCCGCCTGCTCCAGCCCGGTCATGAGTTGCATGGCAGGCAGTAAATCACGTGGGCCGGGAGCGAGGGGCAGATAGTTGTTTCCCGAGATAGTTGACTACAGTGAATTATTCGCCTAGAGTTGTTCCGTGACTTCCGAAACCCTTCCTCCCCCGACACAGGAGCAGGTGGGGCGTTTTCTGACCAGCATGTGGCACTTCAACCGCAGGCTGAAGCAGGAACTCGACCCCCTCCTCGCCGCCAGGCACGGCCTGGATTCGCGCAAGTTCTTCATCCTGCGCGGCATCCAGGCGGGCCACCAGTACCCGAAGGTGCTGGCCGAGCAGCTCCAGATTCCGGCCACGCTGCTCAGCCGTTACCTCGACCAGCTCGTCAAGCAGGGGCTGATCGAGCGCCACATCGACGCGCAGGATTCGCGCCGCACGCGCCTGAGCCTGACTGAGGCGGGCGAACACGCCGTCGCGGACACGTTGGTCACCGTGCAGACCCTCACGGGCGCGCGGCTGGCCCGGCTGGACCCGCGCACGCTGCCCACCCTGCTCGACGCCCTGGAACACCTGACCCACGAGGACCCCGCATGACCGCACCGACCCAAACTGCCCCTTTCAACTTCACCGAGCAGGAAAAGCGAACGACCCTGATCGGCCTGCTGGTGGTCTTCCTGCTGGCGGCGCTCAGCCAGACCATCGTGAGCACGGCCATGCCGCGCATCATCGCGGACCTCCAGGGCTTCAACCTGTATTCCTGGGTCACCACCGCCTACCTGCTGGCGAGCACCGTGATGGTGCCGATCTACGGCAAGCTCTCGGACCTGTACGGCCGCAAGCCCATTCTGGTGTTCGGGATCGTGGTCTTTTTGCTCGGCTCGGCTCTGAGCGGCCTGGCGGGTGAGCCGTTCCTGGGGAACTTCCTGGGCGGCGGCATGAACCAGCTCATCGCCTTCCGCGCGGTGGCGGGCTTCGGCGGCGCGGCGCTCTTCACGATGGCCTTCGCGATCCTGGCCGACATGTTCCCGCCCGCGCAGCGCGCCAAGTTCGGCGGCCTGTTCGGCGCGATCTTCGGCCTCGCCAGCGTGATCGGCCCGGCGGTCGGCGGCTTCCTGACCGACCAGCTCTCCTGGCGCTGGACCTTTTACGTGAACCTGCCGCTCGGCCTGCTGGCCCTCTTCCTGATTCTCGCCAGGATGCCCCGGCTGACACACCGCTCCGAAGGCAAGATCGACTACCCCGGCGCGGCGCTGATCCTCTCGACCACCATTCCGCTGCTGCTGGCCCTGACCTGGGGCGGCACGACCTACCCCTGGGACAGCGCGCGGATCATCACGCTCTTCGCCGTGAGCGCGGTCAGCCTGATCGCCTTCCTGTTCGTGGAGTCGCGCACCCGGGACGCGATCATCCCGTTGAGCCTTTTCCGTATCCGGATGTTCTCGCTGGGCAACCTGGCGGCCTTCATCATGGGGATGGCGTTCCTGGGCGTGATCCTGTTCCTGCCGCTGTACATGCAGATGGTGCTGGGCGTCTCGCCCACCAACAGCGGCTTCTCGATGCTGCCGCTGATGGGCGGCCTGATCCTGTCGAGCATCCTGAGCGGCAACATCGTGGGCCGCACCGGCCAGTACAAGCCCTGGATGATCGGCGGCGGCCTGGTGCTGATGCTGGGCGTGTACCTGCTGACCCAGATCACCACCTCGACCAGCATCGCGGACCTGGGCTGGCGCATGTTCGTCGTGGGCCTGGGCCTGGGACCCGCGCAGAGCCTCTTCACGCTCGCCATCCAGAACGCCGTCCCGATGACCCAGATGGGGATCGCCACCTCCAGCTCGCAGTTTTTCCGCCAGATCGGCTCCACTATCGGCGCGGCGCTGTTCGGCACGCTGCTGCTGAACAACCTGCACGCCGAACTGCCCAGGCACCTGCCCCAGATTCCCGGGATGCAGATGAACGCGAACAACTTCGACCTGGGCGCCCTGCGGGCCAGCAGCAGCGGCAGCGGCAACGGCCCCGAGCAGAAGATCCGGGCCGCCTTCGACGCCCAGTACGCCCAGATCGAGAAGGCGCTGAACGGCGACCAGACCTCCGCCCGCGCCCTGGCCGCCAACCCGGTCGTCCCCGCCGAACTCAAGGCGCTGGTGGCGAACGGCGGCCTCCAGGCGCAGGTGCATCAGAAGCTGACGGCGCAGGCCGCGCAGATCGGCAACGTGCTGAAAAACGGCGAGGCGGGCCGTCAGGCGCTGCTGAACAGTGACGTTCCCGAGGCCCTCAAGACGCAGCTCAGGGCACTCCCCGCCCAGGCCCTCGCCACCCCGCAGGCCGCCGCCGTGACCGCCCAGCGCGTTCAGCAGGGCATCCTGGCGCAGGAACCCACCGCCGTGAAGCAGGCCACGCAGACCACGCTGGCGCAGATCAAGACAAAGCTGAACGAGCAGGCCAGGACGCTCGCCGCCCAGCTCACCAGCGGCATGAAGGAAGGCTTCACCGTCGCCATGACCAGGATGTTCGGCACGAGTATCTGGATCATCCTCGCGGGCTTCCTGGTCACGCTGTTCGTCCCGGCCATCCCGCTGCGGGGGCGGGCCGAGCGGGTGAACAGCGCGCCGCCCGCCCAGACACAACCGGGCGACTGAGAAAAGACCCCTCACCCAACCCTCTCCCCCAGGGAGAGGGCTTTTTTCTGACCCCTCTACCTTGGGGAGAGGGGCCTGGCAAAGCCAGGGGGTGCGGGGCCGCCGGAAAGCAACGGTCCTAAACGGGCCAACGAGGAGCAGAGGAAAAGGGCCGCGCATGGCCTGAGCCTGGGTCTTGCCCCAGTCGGAACCTGACCCCGGTTCGGCTCGTATCGACACTATGAAACCGGGAAGGAACAGGATTGGGTTCGGAATTGGCCTGGGCATTGCCCTCGGCGCCGGTCTGGGCGTGGCGTTGGGGAACCTGGCACTGGGCGTCGCCCTTGGGCTGGTGCTGGGCGTGGTCATCGGTGGG
The window above is part of the Deinococcus metallilatus genome. Proteins encoded here:
- a CDS encoding MDR family MFS transporter, which translates into the protein MTAPTQTAPFNFTEQEKRTTLIGLLVVFLLAALSQTIVSTAMPRIIADLQGFNLYSWVTTAYLLASTVMVPIYGKLSDLYGRKPILVFGIVVFLLGSALSGLAGEPFLGNFLGGGMNQLIAFRAVAGFGGAALFTMAFAILADMFPPAQRAKFGGLFGAIFGLASVIGPAVGGFLTDQLSWRWTFYVNLPLGLLALFLILARMPRLTHRSEGKIDYPGAALILSTTIPLLLALTWGGTTYPWDSARIITLFAVSAVSLIAFLFVESRTRDAIIPLSLFRIRMFSLGNLAAFIMGMAFLGVILFLPLYMQMVLGVSPTNSGFSMLPLMGGLILSSILSGNIVGRTGQYKPWMIGGGLVLMLGVYLLTQITTSTSIADLGWRMFVVGLGLGPAQSLFTLAIQNAVPMTQMGIATSSSQFFRQIGSTIGAALFGTLLLNNLHAELPRHLPQIPGMQMNANNFDLGALRASSSGSGNGPEQKIRAAFDAQYAQIEKALNGDQTSARALAANPVVPAELKALVANGGLQAQVHQKLTAQAAQIGNVLKNGEAGRQALLNSDVPEALKTQLRALPAQALATPQAAAVTAQRVQQGILAQEPTAVKQATQTTLAQIKTKLNEQARTLAAQLTSGMKEGFTVAMTRMFGTSIWIILAGFLVTLFVPAIPLRGRAERVNSAPPAQTQPGD
- a CDS encoding DUF4032 domain-containing protein encodes the protein MSDHNQRNQARHEVERARFVGDVRDLLAILRREPNELLPFEWVRHLGPEGEHSLGVQAIPVEQIAGSVDRYREFDRHYLPREPYLDERWIGVRAAQLQGKELPPIQVYKVGELYFVKDGNHRVSVARRQGQRDIDAHVIELHVAVPPDEHDTLRDLIIKGEYARFLKETNLDRVVPGHHEILFTTPGRYDRLLEHIRTRQYFLDRKPERAGLPPVTWEEAVESWYRRLFRRVVDNIEHHDVMSRFPGRTEADLYLWIMDHRYFLSERYGHDVGSEQATRDFRAHHAPPLYRRVGQRMRLLWRGRLHPAR
- a CDS encoding MarR family winged helix-turn-helix transcriptional regulator encodes the protein MTSETLPPPTQEQVGRFLTSMWHFNRRLKQELDPLLAARHGLDSRKFFILRGIQAGHQYPKVLAEQLQIPATLLSRYLDQLVKQGLIERHIDAQDSRRTRLSLTEAGEHAVADTLVTVQTLTGARLARLDPRTLPTLLDALEHLTHEDPA
- a CDS encoding sulfite oxidase-like oxidoreductase, whose protein sequence is MLGRFFKKPGDDMGGRVPPGQTLTTRFPVLTYGPSQHYAPQDVVVRVFGLAEEKTFTWDDLLALPQTTLTYDIHCVTHWSKLDTTWTGVRVVDLMKHIQLDPAARYVMEHSVGGYTTNLSLEDFTRPENLLAHTFGGEPLAPEHGGPLRLVVPHLYFWKSAKWLDGLEFMATDKPGFWERNGYHMRGDPFKEERYDDD
- a CDS encoding M17 family metallopeptidase, which codes for MQLMTGLEQADLTLTFLSGEAADLPAQVTRNLKPGAVRLLSRGAEGDVAVALPPTDAAEARELGEALVKLATDLGARAVRVEETPHADALTLAALAAGDRDARYRAEARPGPAEFAVEGLSGANRARVEAVAAGVRFARELVNAPANLLNPVTLAREARTLEALGADVDIWDGTEIEARGMGLLAAVAAGSATGPRLIRVTLPARGEVTRVLALVGKGITFDTGGYSIKPAAGMTTMKGDMGGAAAVLGTMRALAAARDLLPEGVEVRAYVPAAENMVGPHAMRPGDIYRAANGKTVEVVNTDAEGRLILADALAVACDEGATELVDVATLTGAKVTALGNDVAALYSTDADLTARLQASAEASGEFVWEMPLHAPYLKAFQKDTLADLRNSDMVPAGGSIKAALFLREFVTRPWAHLDIAGNAMKDGQATGWGVGTLTGYVLGR